The nucleotide sequence TATTGATCAAGTTCGCTTGAACAGGATTATTGGCCCAAGCATAACAAACTTTTACCGGATGAGAAATCTCCCCACATTTCAAAATGACCTTCCCTCCCTCCAATCTGGCTTCTGCCCATTTATAATCCCCTTCTGCTCCAGCCATAGCAAATCCTTGAAGAGATTCTCCTTCGCTGAGGTCTAAGCCCTGCCCTACATGATCAAAAGTTAGCACCACCTTATCTCCTCTTTTTTGGGCACCTTTGATCATAGGACCGGAATAAACACCCTTCTTTTCACCATAAGCCACTTTAAAAGCCTGAAGGGCCAACCTGTTCCCAACTGTCTTTTTATCTAAGGGATGAATATCATTGGCTTCACCCACATCTATGGTCACTGCCATTCCCGTATGGGGAACCTTTAAGGTCTGTCTTTGGGCTTCCCTCAGCTCAGGCCAGTTTCCTGAATGTGGAGCATCCGTAGGAGCCATAAAATTAGGAAGTTGTACAAACAGAAAAGGTAAATCTGGCATCCCCCAGGATTTCCTCCAACCTTCAATCAAAGAGACCATTTGATCCTCATATTTATGAGGCTGGCCAGCATTGGATTCCCCTTGGTACCAAAGCACTCCTTTTACAGGAAATTGCTGCAATGGCACCACCATGGCATTATAAAGGCCTAATGGCTTAAATCTAATAAAAGTCTGCCCCGGCATAGGAGGCATGACAGCCCCTTGTTTATAGTACCAGTCATTTTTCAGGTTAATGATTTCATCTCCTACTGTAAGTTGATAGGGTTTATCTTTGACAAAACCTCCTCTGCCCCGCTCATTGATCACTCTCACTACCAATATGTTTTTTCCAGGCTTCAAAACACCCTTAGGAACATTATATCTTCTTGGAGGATATTGATAAGCGGTGGTGCCTACCAATTTTCCATTGATATATGCCGAATCACTGTCAACAATAGTTCCCAAAAGCAATTTGGCCTCTATATTATCTACATTTTCCTGCTCCAGAAAAAAATCCTTTCGGAACCAATACACGCCATTTTCGGGATGTTTTCCGGGTGCTACTGGAAGCAGATCCAGTCGCTCCATTTCCTTCCAATTTTCCGGGTGATATTTAGGATCATGCCAAGACATAGAAGTATTGACATAGCCTTGATCCTTTTTTCTTACCGCCCGGTGCCAGTCCCGCATATTATTCCTGTCCTGTTGTTCGATTTCTTTGATCAAATTTGGATTTTGGAACCGAACAGCTTCCTTATAATCATCTGGAAAACGTTTGAGCTCACGCTCCCTGATCCATGATTGAATCGGTGATCCACCCACACTAGCATTGACCAAACCTATTGGAATCCCATACTTCTGGTAGACCTTTTGGGCAAAAAAATAAGCTACAGCGGAAAACTGTTTGATATGTTCCTGATCAGCCGGAAGCCACTTTCCTCCCTTCACATCCAGTTGGGGACTAGCAAAATCATAGGCATCCGGCACATCAAAATAACGGATTTTGGGGTTATTGGCACTTTTTACTTCATCTGGGAACATGGGGTTCACCCTGGCCATGGTCTGCTCCATATTAGACTGACCAGAGCAAACCCACACATCCCCCAGCCAGATATCCTCCAAGGAAATAGCATTGGCACTTCCGGAAATTTTCATAGCATAGGGTCCCCCTGCCTTCATTGCCGGAAAAAACGCTTCCCATACTCCATCGGCACTTGCCGTTACGACCTTGTTCTTTCCTTCAAAAACCACTTTCACCGTTTCACCAGCATCCGACCAGCCCCAAATACGGATTTCTTGGTCCCTTTGCAGCACCATTCCATTGCTGATCAAATGGGGCAGTTTCACTTCTCCATAACCCCAATGAACCTTAAGTACCAATAATATAATTAGACAAACAACTGAACTTCTATTCAAACACACTTTCATCTCCTTTATTTATTAGTTACTTTAAAAAAGCTTTCCTCAGGTCCTAAATAACTGCCTTTGAGTCCCCCTGTGTCCACCACTATTTTTTGGAACACCACACCAGGATCTACCAACCATAGTTTGATTTGGTGTTTCCCAGGCCGATTGATAAGGTGTTGGCTACTTTTAATATTGATGTGCTCACCAACCCATTTATCCCAACTTCCAGGTCTTTCTTCCTTATGCATAGAAATGATCTGAGGCGCTTCATCATCAACAGAAATCCCAAAACGCAACCCCTCTTCTGTATTTTTAAAGTTCAAGGTTGGGGATAGATAAGTATGAATAGTTATTTCACCAGATGATGTAAAATAGGCATCAAATGAAACATGGTGCTTTAGTGCGCCTGTATCCTCAGTTTCATAAGCCACCGGAAAAGCTGTAATCGCAGAACCCGTTTTACCCAAACCAGGAATAATCTGCCAACTCACCGGCCTGATCTCTTCTTTCGAAGTAAAATGGTCTGCTTCCATCGACACATAACCGTTACTCTCCACAAAACCCGTAAAATTCTCCGGTAATTCAAGCCGGTTAACAGGAACTTGTATTTTCACTTTTTCTTTGCCGGATCTGATGGTCAACTCCCCTTCCGTTTTTCCATAAGGCAGTTTTTCCCAATCTACCTTTATGGTCAACTTCTCTTGCTTATCAAGGCCACCAGAGGACTTATCCAGTACAAGCCATTTGGGCTTTTTTTGGATATCAAATTGGATAGGTGATTTTCCACGGTTAAATAAAACAATATGCTGATCATAGGTCTGGAAAGGACTCATCTCCTCGAGCACCAACTCAGTGGCCTGGGGATAAAACGCATCAGCATTTGATATCGCCACTCCCAAACTTCCCGTTTCAGGCAGTTCAATGCGTTTTACTTCCGGCATAACATTGGATTTTGGTTCCTGCCAATAGGTATAACCGATATGATTTTGGTCCATCATATGGTTCCATTTACCGTCCAAAAGTTCCTCGTTATAGTAACTCGTTAATTCCGCATCATAAGCAAACAACTCTTCCACCTTTTTCGCCATATCATTAGTCACCGCCCGGCCCTGTTGGGCATAAAGTCGGTTCTTGGCCGAAGACAAATACAGCTCATGCAGATTAGAGCAAGCTAACACGGGAAATAATACCAACTGATAATAAGCAGGCTTATATTGTGCTTCCAATCGGTCATAAATGGCCTGTGCCTCCTGAGCCAAAACCTTATA is from Echinicola marina and encodes:
- a CDS encoding sialate O-acetylesterase; its protein translation is MCLNRSSVVCLIILLVLKVHWGYGEVKLPHLISNGMVLQRDQEIRIWGWSDAGETVKVVFEGKNKVVTASADGVWEAFFPAMKAGGPYAMKISGSANAISLEDIWLGDVWVCSGQSNMEQTMARVNPMFPDEVKSANNPKIRYFDVPDAYDFASPQLDVKGGKWLPADQEHIKQFSAVAYFFAQKVYQKYGIPIGLVNASVGGSPIQSWIRERELKRFPDDYKEAVRFQNPNLIKEIEQQDRNNMRDWHRAVRKKDQGYVNTSMSWHDPKYHPENWKEMERLDLLPVAPGKHPENGVYWFRKDFFLEQENVDNIEAKLLLGTIVDSDSAYINGKLVGTTAYQYPPRRYNVPKGVLKPGKNILVVRVINERGRGGFVKDKPYQLTVGDEIINLKNDWYYKQGAVMPPMPGQTFIRFKPLGLYNAMVVPLQQFPVKGVLWYQGESNAGQPHKYEDQMVSLIEGWRKSWGMPDLPFLFVQLPNFMAPTDAPHSGNWPELREAQRQTLKVPHTGMAVTIDVGEANDIHPLDKKTVGNRLALQAFKVAYGEKKGVYSGPMIKGAQKRGDKVVLTFDHVGQGLDLSEGESLQGFAMAGAEGDYKWAEARLEGGKVILKCGEISHPVKVCYAWANNPVQANLINKEGLPASPFIIDIQ